Proteins co-encoded in one Christiangramia fulva genomic window:
- a CDS encoding TraG family conjugative transposon ATPase: protein MKINLRAYYPVIGMKENAVFLGNGSFCLAYRVKLPEIYSLSEADFEKIHEYWHQAFKTLPAGTVIHKQDVFLKRCFRGDTLKGDSFLSRATAGYFDGREYLTHDSFIFFSWPGNRLFNKAAVINPFTRIKKQAVIEEENSIRFFKSAVLDAVTYLNTTRGIQLAALKVEEVEALTNTYFNGFHQGVDTDIEAKQEELKIGENAYGLLAVNSERCFSGNVSTSRIHPRFSMGEISFHQGFLDNFGLEFPHDHVVNQILYLDDRSHWLSMLGKRREELSKSVRFGTQNKVILERIEQILSEINRDDQARIIRGQFNILYWSHKKDQLPEIGGQLKGFFKDMDIKPYQPNGSELQRYFLSSYFGFSSGFSNEDLYVGDLRHALCLWLNNTAYQDDSSGIIFNDRLQNIPVRKDVWDEAKKRIKARNFAIFAPTGEGKSFLANNILRQFFEDGTRLVIIDLGGSYSKFALLYPQEQVILRYEEGKNLGINPFYITDTQDLNPERIEDLTGFLLELTASGLKVAKEQQVALKKILLNYYRATPSGHSLESFFLYTKKIAGNLEEKLGVSREFFNADQFLHLLSEYVENGIYSFLFESREDQTYRLEDKKLIIFELDEVKDNRAVLSVMLKLIKSAVQRTIWKNRSERGIILFDEFAKQLKFENVLESVEFYYQAIRKQNGAIGIILQSVNQLPETAASASILENTQVIYSLHNEKGYEALRRRLNLTAHDLNQLHSIRNNLTGPRKYTEIFIKIGKQSNIFRLEVPPEVYAAYLTDGKENQEIMALYEQHGSMEKAIIQFLNQHL from the coding sequence ATGAAGATTAACCTCCGCGCATATTATCCTGTTATAGGCATGAAGGAAAACGCCGTCTTCCTTGGCAATGGAAGTTTCTGTTTAGCTTACCGGGTCAAGCTACCGGAGATTTATTCCCTGTCTGAAGCTGATTTTGAAAAAATCCATGAGTATTGGCACCAGGCTTTTAAAACCTTACCTGCAGGAACCGTAATCCATAAGCAGGATGTTTTTTTAAAACGTTGTTTTCGCGGAGATACTCTGAAGGGAGATTCTTTCCTTTCCAGGGCCACCGCCGGTTATTTTGATGGAAGGGAATATCTTACCCATGATTCTTTCATTTTTTTCTCGTGGCCCGGAAACCGTCTTTTCAATAAAGCGGCGGTAATTAATCCCTTTACCAGGATTAAAAAGCAAGCTGTGATAGAGGAGGAAAATTCCATTCGCTTCTTCAAATCTGCCGTTCTGGATGCTGTCACCTATCTCAATACTACACGGGGTATTCAATTAGCAGCCTTGAAGGTAGAAGAAGTAGAAGCCTTGACAAATACTTATTTTAACGGCTTTCACCAGGGAGTGGATACGGATATTGAGGCCAAACAGGAGGAGCTGAAGATTGGAGAGAATGCCTATGGGTTATTGGCGGTGAATTCCGAACGCTGTTTCTCGGGCAATGTGTCCACCAGTCGAATCCATCCCCGGTTTTCTATGGGAGAGATCAGTTTTCACCAGGGATTTCTCGACAATTTTGGACTGGAATTTCCTCATGATCACGTGGTCAATCAAATTCTGTATCTCGATGACCGATCCCATTGGTTATCGATGCTTGGAAAAAGACGGGAAGAGCTTTCAAAAAGTGTCCGGTTCGGAACGCAGAACAAAGTAATCCTGGAACGGATTGAGCAAATTCTCTCTGAGATCAACCGGGATGATCAGGCAAGGATCATTCGGGGCCAATTCAATATTCTCTATTGGTCCCATAAGAAAGACCAGCTACCTGAAATCGGGGGGCAATTGAAAGGTTTTTTTAAGGATATGGATATAAAGCCCTATCAGCCAAATGGCTCCGAACTACAGCGGTATTTTCTAAGCAGCTATTTTGGATTTTCTTCCGGGTTTTCCAATGAAGATCTTTATGTGGGGGATTTGCGTCATGCGCTATGCTTATGGCTGAATAATACAGCATACCAGGATGATTCCAGCGGGATCATTTTTAATGACCGGCTGCAAAATATCCCGGTACGAAAGGATGTTTGGGATGAAGCTAAAAAAAGGATCAAGGCTCGCAACTTTGCTATTTTCGCTCCCACAGGAGAAGGAAAGTCGTTTCTTGCCAACAATATTTTGCGTCAGTTTTTTGAGGACGGAACCAGGCTGGTCATTATCGACTTGGGTGGAAGCTATTCGAAATTTGCCTTACTTTATCCCCAGGAGCAGGTGATCCTGCGATACGAAGAAGGAAAGAACCTGGGGATCAATCCCTTTTATATTACCGACACACAGGACCTGAACCCGGAGCGGATTGAAGATTTGACCGGTTTTTTACTCGAGCTCACCGCCTCCGGGCTCAAGGTCGCCAAAGAACAACAAGTTGCCCTTAAAAAGATCCTATTGAATTATTACAGGGCAACCCCCTCCGGTCATTCCCTGGAGAGTTTTTTTCTCTATACAAAAAAGATTGCCGGGAATTTAGAGGAGAAGCTTGGCGTATCGCGTGAGTTTTTTAACGCTGATCAGTTCCTTCACTTACTTTCTGAATATGTAGAAAACGGGATCTATAGTTTTTTATTCGAATCCCGGGAGGACCAAACCTACCGGCTGGAGGATAAAAAACTGATCATTTTTGAACTCGATGAAGTCAAAGATAACAGGGCGGTACTCTCTGTTATGCTGAAGCTAATCAAATCGGCCGTACAGCGTACGATATGGAAGAACCGCTCGGAGCGGGGCATTATTCTCTTCGATGAATTTGCCAAACAACTGAAGTTTGAGAATGTGCTGGAGAGCGTGGAATTCTATTACCAGGCCATCCGCAAGCAAAACGGTGCCATAGGTATCATTCTCCAATCGGTCAACCAATTGCCGGAAACAGCCGCCTCTGCCAGCATCCTGGAAAACACCCAGGTCATCTACAGCCTTCATAATGAAAAAGGCTATGAGGCACTTCGCAGGCGGCTGAACCTGACCGCCCACGATCTGAATCAACTTCATTCCATCCGTAATAATCTTACTGGCCCCAGAAAATACACTGAAATCTTTATCAAGATCGGAAAGCAAAGCAACATATTCCGTTTGGAAGTCCCGCCGGAAGTATACGCTGCTTACCTAACCGACGGAAAAGAGAACCAGGAAATCATGGCACTATACGAGCAGCATGGATCTATGGAAAAAGCAATAATTCAATTTTTAAATCAACACCTATGA
- a CDS encoding cell division protein ZapE encodes MINPCKISDGGVEYILGTFDGEKAVYDFPKILEFFERKGKELFGGHFRIYPEDHGILHKLSNYAIRDPVNCRKYGLDPDKGLLLSGPVGCGKTTLMKLLRHLVPHQRKYEVIPCRNIVFGFNHVGYKTIEDYGGNGFICFDDMGVEPVGRHYGKDCNVIGEIMLSRYELFLNSKLKTHATTNLNAAELEERYGSRVRSRMRHLFNLIAFDSETPDKRK; translated from the coding sequence ATGATCAACCCTTGTAAAATATCAGATGGTGGCGTGGAGTATATCCTTGGCACCTTCGATGGAGAAAAAGCAGTTTATGATTTTCCTAAGATCCTGGAGTTTTTCGAAAGGAAAGGCAAGGAATTATTCGGCGGTCATTTCAGGATCTATCCTGAGGATCATGGCATTCTTCATAAGCTAAGTAATTATGCCATTCGCGATCCTGTTAACTGCAGGAAATATGGTTTGGATCCCGATAAAGGGCTGCTATTGAGTGGCCCCGTTGGCTGTGGCAAAACTACGCTTATGAAACTGCTACGACATTTAGTGCCACACCAGCGCAAGTATGAAGTCATTCCCTGCCGGAATATAGTCTTCGGATTCAATCATGTCGGATATAAAACTATTGAAGATTACGGGGGTAATGGTTTTATCTGTTTTGACGATATGGGTGTGGAACCAGTGGGCAGGCACTACGGAAAGGATTGTAATGTAATAGGGGAGATCATGCTTTCCAGGTATGAGCTTTTCCTGAATAGCAAATTAAAAACCCACGCCACCACAAACCTTAATGCAGCCGAACTAGAGGAGCGTTATGGCAGCAGGGTAAGAAGCCGGATGCGGCATCTTTTTAATCTCATCGCTTTTGACAGCGAAACACCTGATAAAAGAAAATAA
- a CDS encoding helix-turn-helix domain-containing protein — MPTSIITTDDLKAFKEEMLTEIEAMFNKQHGGFTKKWLKSTEVMELLKISPGTLQNFRVNGTLPYTKIGGIIYYEASDIQEVLTANKIHNNF; from the coding sequence ATGCCAACAAGTATTATTACAACCGATGACCTAAAAGCATTCAAGGAAGAAATGCTTACAGAGATCGAAGCCATGTTCAATAAACAGCATGGCGGATTCACTAAAAAATGGTTAAAGTCAACAGAAGTAATGGAGCTTCTCAAGATCTCACCAGGAACCCTTCAGAATTTCAGGGTTAACGGGACATTACCCTATACCAAAATAGGCGGGATTATTTACTATGAAGCCTCCGATATCCAGGAAGTTTTGACGGCCAATAAGATCCACAATAATTTTTAG
- a CDS encoding RteC domain-containing protein produces MKKAQQRYYLFSLNAKGMCEELLDNFTEKLELINKSGKSVLERAEEGIVLCNTTLTKLQNFVEKEDFEDKAAEINFFKNIKPYPMSYLIYFTEVRSCELDIPKAGVKPKVRFLEKEIKKINKFFTRNNDFVHYMEQDHVYLDPQFFTRNFRNNFPFTPTINYYQYPEFSTSHDMLWAKVQAMYRFIHYIRERLQEIQPGHESLQLQKSHKLLMWSGSKTSLVELIYALYASGDINHGTVDLSSIISSFEDFFNIRLQNSYKTWSEIKARRVDRIKYLPKLILHLEQKMQRDDE; encoded by the coding sequence TTGAAAAAGGCCCAACAACGTTATTACCTGTTTTCCTTAAATGCTAAAGGGATGTGTGAGGAATTGCTAGATAATTTTACCGAAAAACTTGAGCTGATCAATAAATCGGGGAAGTCCGTTTTAGAGAGAGCAGAGGAAGGGATTGTGCTGTGCAATACTACCCTAACTAAGCTTCAAAATTTTGTGGAGAAAGAGGATTTTGAAGATAAGGCTGCAGAAATTAATTTTTTTAAAAACATCAAGCCTTACCCCATGAGCTACCTCATTTACTTTACCGAGGTAAGAAGCTGTGAACTTGATATCCCTAAAGCCGGCGTAAAGCCAAAAGTACGGTTCCTAGAAAAGGAAATTAAAAAGATCAATAAATTCTTTACCCGCAATAATGACTTTGTACATTATATGGAGCAGGATCACGTATATCTGGATCCCCAGTTTTTTACCCGTAATTTCCGGAATAATTTTCCTTTTACACCCACTATCAATTACTACCAGTATCCTGAATTTTCGACTTCCCATGATATGTTATGGGCAAAGGTACAGGCTATGTACCGGTTTATTCATTATATCCGGGAGCGTTTGCAGGAGATTCAACCCGGGCATGAATCTCTTCAGCTGCAAAAATCCCATAAGCTGCTAATGTGGTCCGGTTCCAAAACTTCCCTGGTAGAATTAATTTACGCACTTTATGCCAGTGGGGATATCAATCATGGCACCGTAGATCTTAGCAGTATCATCTCATCCTTTGAAGATTTTTTTAATATCCGTTTACAGAACTCCTATAAAACCTGGTCTGAGATAAAAGCCCGCAGAGTAGATCGAATAAAATACCTCCCTAAACTCATTCTTCACCTTGAGCAAAAAATGCAACGCGACGACGAATAA
- a CDS encoding bifunctional aminotransferase class I/II-fold pyridoxal phosphate-dependent enzyme/GNAT family N-acetyltransferase, which yields MAKIKHNNFIDTVDEVFSDATNRGILHLYSRDIKYSGSTIKVGNRDLYHFGTTGYLGLEQDKRLKEAAIRAIENFGTQFPLSRTYISHPLYEELEEKLRAMYNTPVVVTKNSTLGHLAVIPTAIRDEDAVILDHQVHWSVQNAVQLLKVRGVPVEMIRHSNMEMLEQKIRELKGKVSKIWYMVDGVYSMYGDFAPVEELMSLSRKYPQLHLYFDDVHGMSWKGKNGTGYALEALGGELPDNVLLFGTLSKTFGASGAVLSCANKELQRKIKTYGGPLTFSAQLEPASVAAANRSADIHLSPEIYRLQEELSEKISYFNKLLSGTDLPLVAKNESPVFYIGTGTPLTGYNFIKRLTKEGFFVNLGLFPAVPIKNTGIRITISRHNQEEEMKKLVEAMIFHYPLALKETGTDNTRVRRAFRLPYLEEEKKESITEKYIIDFETTINKIEKDEWNSYIGANCFDWDGQAFLEKALNDNDLPEENWSFYYFIIREPKSKKPVLITYFTFNIWKEDMLSPESVSHALEEKRKEDPYYMTSNVLNMGSIFTEGNHLYIDRDYPEWKEVLVILFRELEALEQKLKPSMIVLRDFEEDNHLNSIFHEQGFMQIKMPESCIMNNLSWNSIEEYRTTLSTRSRRHFSKEVEPFEDKFEIVIKYKTSEGELRHLYSLYQNVRKNNYGLNTFAYPIKLFFEMSENPNWEFIVLYLKEEHDDREKREAVGVMFCYKNKAGTYVPSLVGMDYKFSRRFQVYRQLLFQTIKRARALDFKRIDFGITASFEKRKLGATVIPKVAYVQAKDNFYMESLDWIRKE from the coding sequence ATGGCAAAAATTAAACATAATAATTTCATCGACACGGTAGATGAAGTTTTTTCAGATGCTACCAATAGAGGAATACTTCATCTTTACTCCAGGGATATCAAATATTCAGGAAGTACAATAAAAGTAGGAAATAGAGATTTATATCATTTTGGAACCACTGGCTATCTTGGCTTAGAACAGGACAAACGATTAAAAGAAGCTGCGATAAGGGCCATTGAAAATTTTGGTACTCAGTTTCCCCTTTCCAGGACATACATATCTCATCCTCTTTACGAGGAACTGGAAGAAAAACTCAGAGCGATGTACAATACTCCTGTGGTAGTAACAAAAAATAGTACCCTTGGCCATTTAGCCGTGATCCCTACCGCGATAAGGGATGAAGATGCCGTCATACTGGATCATCAGGTTCACTGGAGTGTTCAAAATGCGGTACAATTATTAAAGGTCCGGGGAGTGCCCGTGGAAATGATTAGGCATAGTAATATGGAAATGCTTGAGCAGAAAATAAGAGAATTAAAAGGAAAGGTCTCCAAAATATGGTACATGGTCGATGGGGTATACTCCATGTATGGGGATTTTGCACCTGTAGAGGAATTAATGTCACTAAGTCGAAAATATCCACAATTGCATCTTTATTTTGATGATGTACATGGTATGAGCTGGAAGGGAAAGAACGGTACAGGGTATGCGTTGGAAGCTTTAGGAGGAGAACTTCCTGATAATGTTCTACTTTTTGGAACATTAAGTAAAACTTTTGGAGCAAGTGGTGCTGTCTTGTCCTGCGCTAATAAAGAGCTTCAACGAAAAATTAAAACCTATGGAGGGCCATTAACTTTTTCAGCTCAGTTAGAGCCAGCTTCAGTAGCTGCTGCCAATAGATCTGCCGATATTCATCTATCTCCCGAAATTTATAGGCTTCAGGAAGAATTGTCGGAAAAAATAAGTTATTTTAATAAACTTCTTTCGGGTACTGATCTTCCTTTGGTTGCAAAAAATGAGTCGCCCGTCTTCTATATCGGCACGGGAACTCCCCTTACTGGTTACAATTTTATTAAGCGGTTGACCAAAGAAGGGTTTTTTGTTAATCTGGGATTGTTTCCTGCTGTCCCTATAAAAAATACCGGGATTCGTATTACCATATCGCGGCATAATCAGGAAGAAGAAATGAAAAAATTGGTTGAGGCGATGATCTTCCATTATCCATTAGCCCTAAAAGAAACAGGAACGGATAACACCAGAGTCCGAAGAGCCTTTAGACTGCCTTATTTGGAGGAAGAGAAAAAAGAATCAATCACAGAAAAATACATTATTGATTTTGAGACTACTATCAATAAAATAGAAAAGGATGAATGGAACAGCTATATAGGGGCTAATTGCTTCGACTGGGACGGACAGGCTTTCCTGGAAAAGGCATTGAATGATAACGATCTTCCAGAGGAAAACTGGTCGTTTTATTATTTCATTATTAGGGAGCCTAAATCAAAAAAACCAGTATTAATAACTTATTTCACTTTCAATATTTGGAAGGAAGATATGCTTTCACCCGAATCTGTTTCTCATGCTTTGGAAGAAAAAAGAAAGGAAGATCCATATTATATGACCTCCAATGTTCTAAATATGGGTTCGATATTTACCGAGGGCAATCACCTTTATATTGACAGGGATTATCCTGAATGGAAAGAGGTGCTTGTTATTCTTTTTAGAGAGTTAGAAGCATTAGAGCAGAAATTAAAACCATCGATGATTGTTTTGAGAGACTTCGAAGAGGATAACCACCTTAATTCCATATTCCATGAGCAGGGATTTATGCAGATTAAAATGCCAGAATCCTGCATAATGAATAATCTCTCGTGGAATTCAATAGAAGAGTACCGCACGACTCTCTCTACCCGCTCCCGCCGCCATTTTTCCAAGGAGGTAGAGCCTTTCGAGGATAAATTCGAAATAGTGATAAAGTATAAAACGTCCGAGGGTGAACTGCGCCATCTTTATAGTTTATATCAAAATGTACGAAAAAACAATTATGGTTTAAACACTTTTGCCTATCCTATAAAACTTTTCTTTGAAATGTCTGAAAATCCAAATTGGGAGTTCATTGTTCTTTATTTAAAAGAGGAACATGATGATAGAGAGAAAAGGGAGGCAGTGGGAGTAATGTTTTGTTACAAAAATAAGGCAGGAACTTATGTGCCGAGTTTAGTAGGAATGGACTACAAATTTTCTCGACGTTTCCAGGTTTATAGACAATTATTATTTCAAACAATTAAAAGAGCGAGAGCTTTGGATTTTAAAAGAATTGATTTTGGGATAACGGCTTCTTTTGAAAAAAGAAAATTAGGGGCAACCGTTATACCTAAAGTGGCGTACGTCCAGGCGAAGGATAATTTCTATATGGAATCCCTGGATTGGATCCGAAAGGAATAA
- a CDS encoding helix-turn-helix domain-containing protein, whose amino-acid sequence MERKLTRENAWPIFQMLTEMARGNFSYKISRGNYKDLLEAIYEQLNMTAQELNGNFKHVAYVNPHHSYRFITNTVIILDDKDLIVAYSSEQDRMIEKLPKILNKPFADFLTPKSFETWKHVNKEIKNGSSESYHCQLEFQVGKELVMAQECSVDLLVSSAPNYHMSISFFQNRVRGEIRQEPEDRKRLSKWDVISLQEVHDYLLQNIGKPKPTDKELARKFKLNEYRLHRGFLELFGCTPFRYYNLLRLEEAKTRISSTFQTLDTIASDLNFKSYPQFSEAFKKKYGHPPSYFRS is encoded by the coding sequence ATGGAACGGAAGTTGACAAGAGAAAATGCGTGGCCCATATTCCAGATGCTCACCGAAATGGCTCGAGGAAACTTTAGTTATAAAATTTCAAGGGGAAACTATAAAGATCTTTTAGAGGCCATTTATGAACAATTGAATATGACGGCACAGGAACTAAATGGAAACTTCAAGCATGTGGCCTATGTAAATCCGCATCATTCCTACCGGTTCATAACGAATACCGTAATAATTCTGGACGATAAAGACTTGATTGTAGCCTATTCCTCTGAGCAGGATCGCATGATAGAGAAACTACCAAAAATATTAAACAAACCTTTCGCTGATTTTCTTACCCCAAAATCTTTCGAAACCTGGAAACACGTTAATAAAGAAATTAAAAATGGATCTTCCGAATCCTATCATTGCCAGTTAGAATTTCAAGTAGGAAAGGAACTGGTCATGGCACAGGAATGTTCGGTGGATCTTCTTGTGTCGAGTGCACCTAATTATCACATGTCAATAAGCTTTTTCCAAAATAGGGTTCGAGGAGAAATAAGACAGGAACCGGAAGATAGAAAAAGACTTTCCAAATGGGATGTCATTTCACTTCAGGAAGTTCATGATTATCTGTTGCAAAATATAGGAAAACCAAAACCCACTGATAAAGAACTGGCTCGTAAATTTAAACTTAACGAATATCGATTACACAGAGGTTTTCTAGAACTATTTGGCTGCACTCCATTCCGATATTATAATCTCTTACGGCTTGAAGAAGCTAAAACACGAATTAGCAGTACCTTTCAGACTTTAGATACTATTGCGTCCGATCTTAATTTTAAAAGTTATCCCCAATTTTCGGAAGCTTTCAAAAAAAAATACGGACATCCCCCCTCATATTTCCGTTCCTAA
- a CDS encoding MauE/DoxX family redox-associated membrane protein, with amino-acid sequence MWKEYIRELIRYAFIVLFLYAAIFKLIEYPKFYDSLLNSPLFHGEIQARLISGLVPVIELTTGGLLISNSYRKIGLYLAFALILLFTIYIAGILLFSKEIPCSCGGVINNLTWNQHLIFNSCFVLLGAFGLYLQSKKHRTYKK; translated from the coding sequence ATGTGGAAGGAATACATACGAGAACTAATAAGATATGCATTTATTGTGCTGTTTTTATATGCGGCGATTTTCAAACTGATCGAATATCCTAAATTTTATGATAGCCTATTAAATAGCCCTCTATTTCATGGGGAAATCCAAGCACGATTAATTTCCGGTCTTGTACCGGTAATTGAACTAACCACAGGCGGACTGTTGATAAGCAACTCCTATAGAAAGATTGGGTTATACTTGGCCTTCGCCCTCATTCTTCTCTTTACTATCTACATAGCAGGGATACTTCTGTTCAGCAAAGAAATACCCTGTTCCTGCGGTGGTGTAATAAACAATTTAACCTGGAACCAACATCTGATATTCAATAGCTGTTTTGTGCTGTTAGGTGCTTTTGGACTATATCTCCAATCTAAAAAGCACAGGACTTATAAGAAATAG
- a CDS encoding DUF6520 family protein: MKNFKFLMPVMAFVMAVGLAFANKANVQSNGWIDKNGPHQLNNDPCNSGTQDPCEVKFENDLNTVYQVFTGPDLETPKLGGSTEPYIISN; encoded by the coding sequence ATGAAAAATTTTAAGTTTTTAATGCCGGTAATGGCATTTGTGATGGCAGTAGGACTTGCCTTTGCTAATAAAGCAAATGTGCAGTCGAATGGTTGGATTGATAAGAATGGTCCTCATCAACTTAACAATGATCCCTGTAATTCAGGTACGCAAGATCCTTGCGAGGTAAAGTTTGAAAATGACCTGAATACAGTTTACCAGGTTTTTACTGGACCAGATCTTGAAACACCAAAACTTGGTGGCTCAACAGAACCTTATATTATTTCAAATTAA